The sequence GCGGCGCGTTTCGACGGGGAGAGGAAGACCGAGGATGCGCGCATCACGGTCTATCACAACGGCGTGCTGATCCACGACGACTACGCCCTCACCAGGCAGACCGGTGTCGGCAAGAAAGAGGGGCCGGAGCCGGGGCTGATCAAGCTGCAGGGGCACAACAACCCGGTGAAGTTCCGCAATGTGTGGATCCAGCCGCTCGAACTCGACTGAACCTTTCTTCCCATGATCCCCAGGATACTTGCGCTTGCCATCATCCCCTGCCTCGCCGCATCCGCGCAGAAAAAGGGCTACACCTATGTGATCCCGTTCGATGAGATCCCGCCCGCCCCGGCGCTGTCTCCGGGCGATGCGCTGAAATCCTTCGAACTCCTCGGGGATTTTGAAATCGAAGTCGCGGCGAGCGATCCGCAGATCGGCAACCCGCTGCAAGTCCAGTTCGATGGGGACGGGCGGATGTGGGTTGTGGAAATGCGCGCCTACATGCCGAACGCGAACGCGGATGGCGAGGAGGAGCCGATAGGCCGGATCTCGATCCTCACGGATGCGGATGGGGATGGCTTTTTCGAGGACTACCAGGTTTTCATGGACGGCCTGAACCAGCCGCGCTCCATCGCCTTTTACGGGGACGGCATCCTCTACGCGGGTCACGACGCCCTCAGCTTTGTGGAAAACGCGGGCGACAAGGCCGGGAAAATGACGCTCATCGATGCGGACTACGCGGGGAAGGGCAATGTCGAGCACCGAGCCAACGGCCTGATGCGCGGGCTGGACAACTGGATCTACAACGTGAAATCGGACGCCCGCTACCGGGAGATCGCCGGGAAGTGGGTGAAGGACACCACCGATTTCCGGGGCCAGTGGGGGATCTCGCAGACAAATTACGGTCGCATCGCCTACAACGAGAACTGGTTCGGGATGAAGGCGGACCAGCTCCTGCCCAACCTGCTGCGCCGCAACCCGAATCATCCGAAACCTTTCGGGAACGCGGCGAACATCGCCTACCGCGAGAAGCTTTTCCCGGCGCGCGTCACCCCCGGGGTGAACCGGGGCGGGGAAGGGGACATCGATGAGAAAGGATACCTGAAAGCCTCCACGGCGTCCTGCGGGCCGGTGATCTATCGGGGTGACCAGTTCCCGCCGGAGTGGCGGGACACCGCGTTTTTCTGCGAGCCGGCGGCGAACCTCGTTCGGGTGATCAAGGTTGCGGAAAAGGACGGGCTGCTCAGCGGCAGCCTGCCGCTGGTGGATAGGGAGTTCCTTGCATCGACCGATGAGCGCTTCCGCCCGGTGAACCTTTCCAACGCGCCGGACGGCACGCTCTTTGCCGTGGATCTCTACCACGGGATCGTCCAGCACAAGGCCTACCTGACGCCCTACCTGCGCGAGCACATCGCCCACAGGAACCTGGAGAGCGATCCGCAGCTCGGGCGCATCTACCGGATCAAGGCCAAGGGCAGGCCGCTCGGCGAGGTGCCGAAGATGCTGGGGAAAAAGGCGGTGGAACTTGTCCCATTTCTCGCTGATGCGAACGGCTGGACCCGCGACACCGCGCAGCAGCTCATCATCGACAGCGGCGATGCCAGCGTGATCCCCGCCCTCAACAGGATGGCCGGGCAGTCGTCGGAGCCGCTGGGAAGGATCCATGCGCTGTGGGCGCTTGAGGGCCTGGATGCGGTGAACGCCGAGGCGATCGCCGCGGCGTTGCGCTCCGAGGATGAGCATGTGCTGGAGATGGCGGTCCGGCTTTCCGAAAACCTTACGGAAGCGGATAGGCATAAGGTGTTTCCCTTGATCCAAAGCCTTGGCACCCGCCCGGAGCTTGTCGTCCGCAGGCAGCTTGCCGCAAGCCTCGGGAAATTTCCCGGTGATGAGCCGTTGCTGCTTCTGAAGGAAATCCTCACCGGAAACATCGATCAGCCCTTTTTCCGTGAGGCGGCGATCAACGGCCTGGCCGGAAGGGAGGGTCGTTTCCAGGAGATCCTCGGCAAGGATTTCAAGGACGCGAAATTCATGGAGCACCTGACGGAATGCCTGCGCCCCAAGACCTCGGCGGCGGCTTACAAATTGCCGCGGGACAAGGCGCACCTCGATGCGTTCAGGCGAGGCGAGGAACTCTACGTTGCCAACTGCATGGCCTGCCACGGTGCGGACGGCACGGGCATGGAGCAGATCGGGCCGCCGCTTGCCGGATCCGAGTGGGTCACGGGCTCGCCGGCGCGGCTCGCCGCGATCCTGCTGCAGGGCATGCAGGGGCCGGTGAGAGTGGCCGGGAAACTCTATAACCCGCCCTCGGAGATGCCCGGCTTCAAGCTCAACACAGCCATCACCGACAAGCATCTCGCGGATATCGCCACCTTCGTCCGCTTCGCCTGGGACAACGGCAGGGATGCCGTGAACCCTGAGGCCATCTCCGGTGTGCGCAAGGGGCTGGAGGATCGCGCGACCTCGTTCACGGCGGAGGAATTGGAAAAGCGCTTCCGCTAGATCCCGCCCGGGCGCTCAGGCCTCCGGGAGCATCTTCTGCCGCTCCTCGCGGAACCGGCTCGGGGTGATGCCCTCCACGCGGGTGAAGACCTTGTAGAAGTGGTCGGCGTTGCGGAAGCCCGCGTCCGTGGCGATGTATTTGAGGGGGGCGTCCGTTTCCACGATGCGTCTTTTCGCCCGTTCCAGGCGCAGGCGGGTGATCTCGTCCGCGATGGTCCTGCCTATCGATTCGCGGAACCGGCGCTCCAGCGAGCGGCGGTTGGTGGCGACGGCGCAGACGACTTCCTTCACCTCGATGCGCTCGTGGCTGTTTTCCGCGATGAAGCGAAGTGCGCGGCTGACCATGGGATCGCTCGCCGCGAAGACATCGGTCGATTGGCGCGGCACCAGCTCCGAGGGGGCGACGAGGATGGGCTTCCCGGGTGCTTTGCCGCCCGCCATCAGGTCGTCCAGGAGCTTGGCGGCCAGATAGCCGACCCTTGAGTAGCTGATGTCGATGCTTGTCAGCGTCGGTGCCGGAGCCTCGCAGATGATGGCCTCGTTGCCGCAACCGACGATGGCGACATCCTGGGAGACGTAGAGCCCCTTCGCACGGCATACATCGATGAGATAACGGCAATAGAGATCCTGGGTCACGAAGATCCCTATGGGGGTTTTCCAGGAATCGATCCATGCCTCGAGGCGCGAGATGAACGGCTCCCATGCCGGTGCGGTTCCTTCCAGGTTCGCCCGGGAGCACCGGAGCTGGGTGCAGCCCATTCCCTCCTTGCGGATCGCATCGCTGAAGCCCAGCCACTGGTTCCCTGTGTCAACATCCCTCTGGAATCCCAGGAAACCGAAATTCCTGAAACCTCGGCCCAGCAGGTGCTCGGCGGCGAGCTTGCCCGATGCTCGGGTATCGGGGAATACGTTCGGTATGTTTTTCACGGGCGAGTTCATCCAGACATTGACGATGGGCACGCCGGAATCCATCGCGGCCTCGGCCAGCACGGTGCCCGCCCTTGCGATGATGCCGTCGAAGGCGTTGGCTCCGCCCTTGGCTTTGAGGATGCGCTCGGGCGCGGGGTGGATGAAGCAGTCCCAGCCCGCCTCCTCGGCATAGGCATGGCAGCCCGCATAGGTGTCCTGGTGGCGCCGGAAGCCCCAATCCATGTCCAGCGTGATGGCGACACGGCGCCTTGGTGATTTTTCCTTTTCCTTCATATCAGGGGTTGTGCGGGATGATGACCCATGTTGCGGGGGCATCATGACGCCCCCATTCCACTGGGCAAGGTCGGACTGCCGGAAATTGGCGAAGGTTTCCCGCTAATCCGCGCTTCCGAAAACCCTGTCGGAGAAGATGGGCATTGAACGCTCCGAACCGCTGTTCATTCTCCTGCGCACAGGTTTGCGGGATTTTTGCACCAGGGAAAAAACATGCCACATCGAGAAACACACATCGTTGAACGGGAGACGGCAGCCGCCGCGCCCGTGGAGATCAGCCCCGCTTTCATCGATTCCCTCCGGGAGGGCTACCGGATGGATGCGGCGGACCGTGCGCGCCACAACGCGGTTTCGGGCGGCGACATCAATTCGCTCGCGCTCAACAGGGAGATACTCCGCGGGGATGACGGGCACTTCAGCCACCGCATCCGGACGAAGGGCATCACCCACCAGAAAAGCTCAGGCCGCTGCTGGATGTTCGCCGCGCTCAACACCCTGCGCCCGAGGGTGATACGCGACCTGCGAGTGGCCGAATTCGAGTTTTCCGCCGCCTACCTCCAGTTCTGGGACAAGATGGAGCGGGCGAACCTCTACATCGAGGCGGTCATCGCCAGGCGCGGCAGCGATTTCACGGACCGGGAATGGGATACGATGAACCGCGGCACGCTAGAGGACGGCGGTTGGT comes from Akkermansiaceae bacterium and encodes:
- a CDS encoding c-type cytochrome; protein product: MIPRILALAIIPCLAASAQKKGYTYVIPFDEIPPAPALSPGDALKSFELLGDFEIEVAASDPQIGNPLQVQFDGDGRMWVVEMRAYMPNANADGEEEPIGRISILTDADGDGFFEDYQVFMDGLNQPRSIAFYGDGILYAGHDALSFVENAGDKAGKMTLIDADYAGKGNVEHRANGLMRGLDNWIYNVKSDARYREIAGKWVKDTTDFRGQWGISQTNYGRIAYNENWFGMKADQLLPNLLRRNPNHPKPFGNAANIAYREKLFPARVTPGVNRGGEGDIDEKGYLKASTASCGPVIYRGDQFPPEWRDTAFFCEPAANLVRVIKVAEKDGLLSGSLPLVDREFLASTDERFRPVNLSNAPDGTLFAVDLYHGIVQHKAYLTPYLREHIAHRNLESDPQLGRIYRIKAKGRPLGEVPKMLGKKAVELVPFLADANGWTRDTAQQLIIDSGDASVIPALNRMAGQSSEPLGRIHALWALEGLDAVNAEAIAAALRSEDEHVLEMAVRLSENLTEADRHKVFPLIQSLGTRPELVVRRQLAASLGKFPGDEPLLLLKEILTGNIDQPFFREAAINGLAGREGRFQEILGKDFKDAKFMEHLTECLRPKTSAAAYKLPRDKAHLDAFRRGEELYVANCMACHGADGTGMEQIGPPLAGSEWVTGSPARLAAILLQGMQGPVRVAGKLYNPPSEMPGFKLNTAITDKHLADIATFVRFAWDNGRDAVNPEAISGVRKGLEDRATSFTAEELEKRFR
- a CDS encoding substrate-binding domain-containing protein; translation: MKEKEKSPRRRVAITLDMDWGFRRHQDTYAGCHAYAEEAGWDCFIHPAPERILKAKGGANAFDGIIARAGTVLAEAAMDSGVPIVNVWMNSPVKNIPNVFPDTRASGKLAAEHLLGRGFRNFGFLGFQRDVDTGNQWLGFSDAIRKEGMGCTQLRCSRANLEGTAPAWEPFISRLEAWIDSWKTPIGIFVTQDLYCRYLIDVCRAKGLYVSQDVAIVGCGNEAIICEAPAPTLTSIDISYSRVGYLAAKLLDDLMAGGKAPGKPILVAPSELVPRQSTDVFAASDPMVSRALRFIAENSHERIEVKEVVCAVATNRRSLERRFRESIGRTIADEITRLRLERAKRRIVETDAPLKYIATDAGFRNADHFYKVFTRVEGITPSRFREERQKMLPEA